A part of Funiculus sociatus GB2-C1 genomic DNA contains:
- a CDS encoding 1-acyl-sn-glycerol-3-phosphate acyltransferase — protein sequence MAKCSQDYRWNWFDWFCLWYPPGWLILFNRHWQHYHVDPDGWNWLEYGLFLIPGGFYLALLIRWVRLGCRSPRFSKGQFDPNYQQAFRDEVLAPIVKYYFQGELQELENLPQTGPLIVAMNHAGMSFPWDILVLGTLLSQTRGWSMRSLAGISLFEHPWVIWWLPPGWSNVLGGVKAQADDFEAAIAQKTILLYAPEGLRGPGKGWRKRYQLETFHPSFIRLSDRYQIPVLPVVCIGNESLHPWAVNLKKLARVFYLPFLPISFLMFAFILFPSMGVWAMRTKLRYYVQPMYKTWSIEDTPEPETSVREERTVAYRQAQLLQEKMQSQINKFLAEV from the coding sequence ATGGCTAAGTGTTCTCAAGATTATCGATGGAATTGGTTCGATTGGTTTTGTCTGTGGTATCCTCCAGGCTGGCTGATTTTATTCAACCGTCACTGGCAACACTATCATGTAGATCCTGATGGTTGGAATTGGTTGGAGTATGGATTATTTTTGATTCCTGGGGGATTTTATCTAGCGTTGCTGATTCGTTGGGTACGTCTTGGTTGCCGTTCTCCGCGCTTTTCAAAAGGGCAGTTCGACCCCAATTATCAGCAAGCTTTTCGAGATGAAGTTCTCGCTCCTATTGTGAAATACTATTTTCAAGGAGAGCTACAAGAACTAGAGAATTTGCCTCAGACAGGCCCATTAATTGTAGCGATGAACCATGCTGGGATGTCCTTCCCTTGGGACATCTTAGTATTAGGTACGCTCTTGAGTCAGACACGGGGATGGAGTATGCGATCGCTTGCGGGTATATCCTTATTTGAGCATCCTTGGGTGATTTGGTGGCTACCTCCCGGATGGTCAAACGTTCTGGGTGGTGTAAAAGCTCAAGCTGATGATTTTGAAGCGGCAATTGCCCAGAAAACAATTTTACTTTATGCGCCGGAGGGTTTGCGCGGGCCTGGGAAAGGTTGGCGAAAGCGCTATCAGCTAGAAACGTTTCATCCCAGTTTTATTAGATTAAGCGATCGCTACCAAATTCCAGTTCTGCCAGTTGTTTGTATTGGTAATGAATCTTTACATCCTTGGGCTGTTAATCTTAAAAAGTTAGCCAGAGTTTTCTATCTACCTTTCTTGCCTATTTCTTTTTTAATGTTTGCCTTCATTCTCTTCCCCTCAATGGGCGTTTGGGCGATGAGAACCAAGTTGCGTTATTATGTTCAACCTATGTATAAAACTTGGTCAATAGAAGATACTCCAGAGCCAGAAACTTCTGTAAGAGAAGAGAGAACAGTTGCTTATCGACAAGCACAACTATTACAAGAAAAAATGCAAAGTCAAATTAATAAATTTTTAGCAGAAGTGTAA
- a CDS encoding ATP-binding protein, with protein sequence MSLSHHKQRAIIAFFILIAAAYAGNYFSLPLFFGVDCVFGSIAVLLAVRFFGTIWGTLAAIISSSYTILLWHNPYAAISLILEAMFVGWLWHRKQYNIVLLDGIYWLLIGMPYLWLTNFGIMHVNATQTLLIVLKSYVNGVFNALVASLIIAYLPIHKWVGRPTVNNKISLQQTLFNLLVAFVFFPALMLMVLDGQRVYSDIDNNIQVELQSTSAHIASDIQHWQDQYLNGLSELGKIAVESDMEPSDMLQQSTILMKRMFPAFDNLYVVNSSKTIIASYPTANQSQNSKIGVGVLNQSLLQKTKATLQPSKINVHINPILLIPHLELSVPVVIGDVAEGFTYGSLNLSHISQLLQLHAAHKDIQITLLDKQGNIVASTKSDRLPMQVFELSKRGELQLKTDTIYQWLPVKGNMPLLTRWYKSFYVQGTIISGKIPWTLVVELPAAPHVSYLQNFYIKDLAIMILISGLTLLLAVKISRRLVSPLLNLAYVTSNLPDKLLEQEKINWSFSSVIEIDLLSRNFKLMAIALKEKFREICIANETLEKRVTERTGELLHTNQQLAIAIAEHKRTEEALRESDERFRQMAENIQEVFWMSNPDMSETIYVSPAYEEIWERSCESLYANPKSWLDKIHPEDRENAIASSAIHSHTEYNIEYRLVRSDGSIRWIWDRGFPIRNQAGEIYRIVGIAKDITQRKTAEQEIRYALLKERQLGDLKSRFITTASHEFRTPLTTILMSAKLLERFSQVATEEKKRMYINRIEVATNQMTQLLDGVLLIGKAEAGKLEFNPAPMDLEQFCRELVEEMELTAVHKYAIVFQTLFANDFLCEDDCTTTCLDEKLLRYILNNLVSNAMKYSPQGGKVYFDLICGQTEAIFRIKDEGIGIPEADKAQLFDSFHRGSNVRNISGTGLGLSIVKQCVDLHGGKVTFHSEVGVGSTFIVTLPL encoded by the coding sequence ATGTCCCTATCTCACCATAAGCAAAGAGCGATTATTGCTTTTTTTATTTTGATTGCAGCAGCATATGCAGGCAATTATTTCAGCCTTCCGCTCTTTTTTGGGGTAGATTGTGTGTTCGGTAGCATTGCCGTTTTGCTCGCGGTGCGCTTTTTTGGCACCATATGGGGAACGCTGGCAGCCATTATTTCTAGCAGTTACACAATTTTACTCTGGCATAATCCCTACGCTGCAATTAGTTTGATTCTTGAAGCTATGTTTGTGGGTTGGCTGTGGCACCGCAAGCAATACAATATAGTGCTGCTGGATGGTATTTATTGGCTGCTGATTGGTATGCCCTATTTGTGGCTGACTAATTTCGGTATCATGCACGTAAATGCCACTCAAACACTGTTAATTGTGCTTAAAAGTTATGTTAATGGTGTTTTTAACGCCTTAGTTGCCAGTTTGATCATCGCTTATTTACCAATTCATAAATGGGTAGGTCGTCCAACTGTCAACAATAAAATATCTCTCCAACAAACTTTATTTAACTTGTTAGTTGCATTTGTATTTTTCCCAGCGCTGATGCTCATGGTCTTGGACGGACAGCGCGTCTACAGCGATATTGATAATAATATTCAAGTCGAACTCCAATCCACTTCGGCACACATAGCTTCTGATATTCAACATTGGCAAGACCAATATCTGAATGGGCTTAGTGAACTAGGAAAGATTGCTGTTGAGTCTGATATGGAACCATCAGATATGCTACAGCAAAGCACAATACTTATGAAGCGGATGTTTCCGGCTTTCGATAATTTGTATGTGGTTAATAGCTCTAAAACTATCATTGCCTCTTACCCAACAGCTAATCAATCTCAAAATTCAAAGATAGGTGTAGGTGTCCTTAATCAATCACTTTTGCAAAAAACGAAGGCTACTTTGCAACCCTCAAAGATTAATGTACATATCAATCCGATTTTGCTGATTCCCCATCTTGAGTTGAGCGTACCAGTGGTGATAGGCGATGTAGCTGAAGGCTTCACTTATGGTTCTCTAAATTTGAGCCACATCAGCCAACTACTTCAATTGCATGCTGCTCATAAAGATATTCAAATTACGCTGCTTGATAAGCAAGGGAATATCGTTGCCAGCACTAAGTCAGATCGGTTGCCAATGCAAGTTTTTGAGCTCAGCAAAAGGGGGGAGCTCCAGTTAAAAACTGATACTATTTATCAGTGGCTACCAGTTAAGGGTAATATGCCTCTTTTGACGCGCTGGTATAAATCTTTCTACGTGCAGGGAACTATAATTAGCGGCAAGATACCCTGGACTTTAGTTGTGGAGTTACCCGCCGCACCACATGTCAGTTATCTGCAAAATTTTTATATTAAAGACCTTGCTATCATGATACTAATTTCCGGTTTAACACTGCTATTGGCAGTTAAAATCAGCCGGCGATTAGTCAGTCCGCTCCTTAATTTAGCTTATGTTACTAGCAATTTACCGGATAAATTATTAGAACAAGAAAAAATTAATTGGTCGTTTAGTTCAGTGATAGAGATAGACTTGCTTTCGCGAAATTTCAAGTTGATGGCGATCGCGCTCAAGGAGAAATTTCGCGAAATCTGTATCGCCAACGAAACCCTCGAAAAACGAGTCACTGAGCGCACAGGAGAGTTGTTGCACACGAACCAACAATTAGCGATCGCGATCGCAGAACATAAACGCACGGAAGAAGCTTTGCGGGAAAGCGACGAACGGTTCCGTCAGATGGCGGAAAATATCCAAGAAGTCTTTTGGATGAGCAACCCCGATATGAGCGAAACTATCTATGTTAGTCCCGCCTACGAGGAGATATGGGAACGTAGCTGCGAGAGTTTGTATGCGAACCCTAAATCTTGGTTAGACAAAATTCATCCGGAAGACAGGGAAAATGCGATCGCATCTTCGGCAATACACTCTCACACAGAATACAACATCGAGTATCGGCTGGTGCGTTCTGATGGCTCAATCCGCTGGATCTGGGATCGTGGTTTTCCGATTCGCAACCAAGCTGGAGAAATTTACCGTATTGTGGGTATTGCCAAAGATATCACTCAGCGCAAAACCGCTGAACAAGAAATTCGTTATGCACTCTTAAAAGAAAGACAACTCGGCGACCTGAAATCTCGCTTTATCACCACAGCATCCCATGAGTTCCGTACCCCGCTAACCACCATCCTCATGTCTGCCAAATTGCTCGAAAGGTTCAGCCAAGTTGCAACTGAGGAGAAAAAACGCATGTATATTAATCGAATTGAAGTAGCCACCAATCAGATGACTCAGTTATTGGATGGCGTGCTGCTGATCGGCAAAGCAGAAGCCGGGAAACTAGAGTTTAACCCAGCGCCAATGGATCTAGAACAATTTTGTCGGGAGCTGGTGGAAGAAATGGAACTCACTGCTGTTCATAAGTATGCGATTGTCTTTCAGACACTGTTTGCTAACGATTTCCTCTGTGAAGACGACTGTACTACCACCTGTTTAGATGAAAAACTGCTGCGGTACATTCTGAACAATTTGGTCTCGAACGCCATGAAGTATTCACCCCAAGGCGGCAAGGTTTATTTTGACTTAATCTGCGGACAAACAGAAGCAATTTTCCGGATTAAAGATGAAGGCATTGGTATTCCGGAAGCTGACAAAGCACAATTATTCGATTCCTTCCATCGGGGTAGCAATGTCAGGAATATCTCTGGTACAGGATTAGGATTGTCAATTGTCAAACAGTGTGTAGACTTACATGGGGGGAAAGTTACTTTTCACAGTGAAGTCGGAGTAGGTAGCACGTTTATCGTGACGCTGCCATTATGA
- the mtnA gene encoding S-methyl-5-thioribose-1-phosphate isomerase, translating to MSITNQVYPVIWNQDRVLLIDQNRLPNEYTFVEITCSEDMGQAIKTMIVRGAPAIGVAAAYGMYLGATEIQTENRDEFLTKLEQIAQMLRQTRPTAVNLFWAIARMMRTAYESIGTVAEIKAILLKTAQTINSEDLQTCQAIGDNGLKVLPSNPDKLTILTHCNAGALATAGYGTALGVVRSAWREGRLMRVFADETRPRLQGAKLTAWECVQEGIPVTVITDSMAAHCMKQGLIHAVVVGADRIAANGDAANKIGTYSLALVAKAHNVPFFVAAPLSTIDFELSSGEEIPIEERDPAEIYKVGDTILTPAGVEFYNPAFDVTPAELISAIITEHGAVAPAELKHFREKQLV from the coding sequence ATGTCTATCACCAACCAAGTTTATCCGGTTATTTGGAACCAAGACCGCGTTTTATTAATCGACCAAAATCGCCTTCCCAACGAGTACACATTTGTGGAAATTACCTGCTCTGAGGATATGGGGCAGGCGATTAAAACTATGATTGTGCGAGGCGCACCTGCAATTGGTGTTGCTGCTGCTTATGGAATGTATTTGGGAGCAACGGAAATTCAAACCGAAAACCGGGATGAGTTTTTGACTAAGTTAGAGCAAATTGCTCAGATGTTGCGTCAAACTCGTCCAACTGCGGTTAATTTATTTTGGGCGATCGCGCGAATGATGAGAACCGCCTACGAGTCCATAGGAACCGTAGCAGAAATCAAAGCCATTTTACTAAAAACTGCTCAGACGATTAATTCCGAAGACTTGCAAACCTGTCAGGCAATTGGCGACAACGGTTTAAAAGTTTTACCCTCCAACCCTGATAAACTAACTATTCTTACTCATTGCAACGCCGGAGCATTGGCAACCGCAGGTTATGGCACGGCATTGGGCGTGGTGCGTTCTGCATGGCGCGAGGGGCGTTTGATGCGAGTCTTTGCCGATGAAACCCGCCCTCGTTTACAGGGTGCCAAACTTACAGCCTGGGAATGCGTCCAAGAAGGCATCCCCGTCACTGTCATTACTGATAGTATGGCGGCTCATTGTATGAAACAAGGTTTAATTCATGCTGTCGTCGTCGGTGCTGACAGAATTGCCGCTAATGGTGATGCGGCTAATAAAATTGGCACCTACAGTTTGGCATTGGTGGCTAAAGCTCACAACGTTCCTTTCTTTGTAGCAGCACCTCTTTCAACGATTGATTTTGAGTTATCTTCTGGCGAGGAAATCCCTATTGAGGAGCGCGATCCGGCTGAGATTTATAAAGTTGGGGATACCATTCTCACTCCCGCAGGCGTAGAGTTTTATAATCCTGCTTTTGATGTCACTCCTGCTGAATTAATTTCAGCAATTATTACAGAACATGGTGCAGTTGCCCCTGCTGAGTTAAAACATTTTCGGGAAAAGCAATTGGTTTAG
- the dxs gene encoding 1-deoxy-D-xylulose-5-phosphate synthase produces MHLSEITHPNQLHGLSIRQLQQIARQIREKHLQTVATSGGHLGPGLGVVELTLGLYQTLDLDRDKVVWDVGHQAYPHKIITGRYDNFHTLRQKDGIAGYLKRCESKFDHFGAGHASTSISAALGMAVARDLKGDNFKVVAVIGDGALTGGMALEAINHAGHLPKTNLLVVLNDNEMSISPNVGAIPRYLNKMRLSPPMQFLTDNLEEQFKHIPFVGESLSPELERVKEGMKRLAVPKVGAVFEELGFTYMGPVDGHNLEELIATFKQAHKMPGPVLVHVATVKGKGYEIAEKDQVGYHAQSPFNLATGKAIPSSKPKPPAYSKVFTHTLVKLAENNPKIVGITAAMATGTGLDKLASKLPQQYIDVGIAEQHAVTLAAGMACEGMRPVAAIYSTFLQRGYDQIVHDVCIQNLPVFFCLDRAGIVGADGPTHQGMYDIAYLRCLPNIVLMAPKDEAELQQMVVTGVNYTDGPIAMRYPRGNGYGVPLMEEGWEALPIGKGEILRQGDDVLMVGYGSMVYPTMQVAQILSEHGIEATVINARFAKPLDTELILPLAKQIGRVVTLEEGCLMGGFGSAIAESLLDNNVVVPVMRIGVPDVLVDHATPDQSMAELGLTPPQIAERVRKSFSPQLSAVGG; encoded by the coding sequence ATGCACCTGAGTGAAATAACCCATCCTAACCAGTTGCACGGTCTATCAATTCGTCAACTCCAGCAAATTGCGCGTCAAATCCGGGAAAAGCATCTCCAAACTGTAGCCACCAGCGGTGGACATTTGGGGCCAGGATTGGGTGTCGTGGAACTTACATTAGGGCTGTATCAAACTCTCGACTTAGACCGAGATAAAGTAGTCTGGGATGTCGGACACCAAGCCTATCCGCACAAAATAATTACCGGGCGGTACGACAACTTCCACACCCTGCGGCAAAAAGACGGTATTGCTGGTTATCTCAAGCGATGTGAAAGTAAATTCGATCACTTCGGTGCAGGTCACGCTTCGACCAGTATCTCAGCTGCCTTGGGCATGGCTGTAGCGCGAGACCTGAAAGGCGATAACTTCAAAGTGGTTGCCGTGATTGGCGATGGCGCACTTACTGGCGGTATGGCATTAGAAGCGATTAACCATGCCGGACATTTGCCGAAAACTAATTTGCTGGTAGTGCTGAATGATAACGAGATGTCAATTTCGCCCAATGTGGGCGCAATTCCCCGCTATCTCAACAAAATGCGCCTCAGCCCGCCGATGCAATTCCTCACAGACAACTTAGAGGAACAATTCAAACATATTCCCTTTGTCGGCGAATCCCTCTCCCCAGAACTGGAAAGGGTGAAAGAAGGAATGAAGCGGCTGGCAGTTCCCAAAGTAGGGGCGGTGTTTGAAGAACTCGGCTTTACCTACATGGGGCCAGTGGATGGTCATAACCTGGAGGAACTGATTGCCACCTTCAAGCAGGCACACAAAATGCCAGGGCCAGTGCTGGTTCATGTGGCAACCGTGAAAGGTAAAGGGTACGAAATAGCCGAGAAAGACCAAGTAGGCTACCACGCCCAAAGCCCTTTTAACCTTGCCACTGGCAAAGCCATCCCTTCCAGCAAACCAAAACCTCCCGCCTACTCCAAAGTTTTTACCCACACGCTGGTGAAACTTGCTGAGAACAACCCGAAAATTGTTGGCATTACAGCGGCAATGGCAACAGGAACAGGTTTAGACAAACTCGCCAGCAAACTGCCCCAGCAATACATCGATGTTGGCATTGCGGAACAACACGCCGTCACCTTAGCGGCAGGAATGGCTTGCGAAGGGATGCGCCCTGTTGCTGCGATTTACTCAACCTTCCTGCAACGCGGCTACGACCAGATTGTTCACGATGTCTGCATTCAAAACCTGCCTGTCTTCTTCTGCCTTGACCGGGCGGGAATTGTGGGCGCTGATGGCCCCACCCACCAGGGGATGTATGACATCGCCTATCTGCGCTGCCTTCCCAACATAGTGTTGATGGCACCCAAAGATGAGGCAGAGTTGCAGCAAATGGTGGTGACGGGAGTGAATTATACCGATGGCCCGATTGCGATGCGGTATCCTCGCGGCAACGGCTACGGCGTTCCCTTGATGGAAGAAGGCTGGGAAGCTTTGCCCATCGGTAAGGGAGAAATTTTGCGGCAAGGGGATGATGTGCTGATGGTAGGCTATGGTTCAATGGTTTACCCAACCATGCAGGTAGCTCAAATTCTGAGCGAACATGGGATAGAAGCCACTGTGATCAATGCCCGCTTTGCTAAGCCTCTTGATACTGAGTTAATTTTGCCCCTTGCCAAGCAAATTGGTCGGGTTGTGACGCTAGAAGAAGGCTGCTTGATGGGCGGCTTTGGGAGCGCGATCGCGGAGTCTCTCCTAGATAATAATGTCGTAGTGCCTGTGATGCGAATTGGCGTACCCGATGTCTTAGTAGACCACGCCACGCCAGATCAGTCTATGGCAGAATTGGGATTGACACCGCCGCAAATTGCCGAAAGAGTCCGAAAATCTTTTAGCCCTCAACTGTCAGCAGTTGGCGGTTAA